Below is a window of Lacrimispora xylanolytica DNA.
CCTGCTTCGTCAGCGTGACAATGACACTTCTTTCATCGGTCTTATCCCGGCTGCGGCTTAGAAGGCCTGAAATTTCCATCTTTTTTAACAGGGGAGTTAAGGTACCGCTGTCCAGGTAAAGAAGCTCTCCAAGCTGTTTCACGGTAAGCTGCTTTTTCTCCCATAATACCATCATGGCAATATACTGGGTATAGGTCAGGCCAATCTCATCGAGAAATGGCTTATACATACGCACGATCTCTCGGGAACAGGCATAGAGAGGAAAGCATAGCTGGTTTTCTAATTTTAGTCTATCATAGTTCATTACGTTTCTCCGTTCTCCCACTGTCTTATATGGATTGTTTTACAGCAGCTGATTGATGCGTTCTTCTACAAGCTTCATATCAGCAGTAGGCTCAAATCGTTCTATTACATTACCTTTCCGGTCAACCAGGAATTTTGTAAAATTCCACTTGATATCCGGTTCATTCTTATAGTTGGGATTTTTTTCTTCAAACATGTTTTCCAGAACAGGTGTTAATTTATGGCCGGCATCAAAGCCTTTAAAATCCTTCTCTTTTACCAGATACTGATAAAGAGGAATCGCATTCTCTCCATTTACATCAATCTTGGAAAACTGAGGGAAGGTAACGCCAAAACGTCCGGTACAAAAGGTGTGGATCTCTTCGTTATCACCAGGCGCCTGATTGCCAAACTGGTTGCATGGGAAATCAAGGATTTCCAGGCCTTTTTCTGCATACTTTGCATATAATTCCTGAAGATCCGTATACTGTGGAGTGAACCCGCACTCAGTTGCTGTATTAACGATCAATACTACTTTGCCTTGGTAATCAGATAAGCTCTTCTCTTCTCCAGCCATTGGTTTTACTTTAAAATCATAAACAGACATGTCATATACCTCCTTAAATGTATTATATCAAATTATATTTATCTAAATCATCTTTATTATAAGTTATTCAAGAAAACTTGTCAACGGTAATGTAAAATTTAATTTTGTTAAATTCAATTTTGATATAAAAATAGATTGACACCAGTTTCGTCCAGTGCTATATTTGTATGTACAAACAAGAGAGAGGTGATGCTTTGAACAGGGTTTCAAATACCGAAGAACAACACGGCTTCCTCATGAATAGCTGTCTGTTTTTTACCACCACCAAGCTTTCCAGGGCTTTGGGAAAAATAGCAGAGGAGGCTTTTGCAAAAACAGGTCTTTCTCCAAGCCATGCCTCCCTGCTTTATCTTGTAAATCAAAACGGCGGTATGATGCAAAAAGATTTAGGGGAAACACTTCACTTAACTCCTTCCACCATTACACGGCTGATTGAAAAGCTGGAATTAAAACAGCTTGTCACCAAAAGGCTGGAAGGAAAGCAGGCTTATCTAAATCCTACCCCCAAAGGACTGGCCTTGCAAAAGGAAATCACAGAATCATGGGAACAGCTCCACAGACAATATGATAATATACTTACGGAAGAAGAAACCGCTCAGTTTATTGCCATTAGTGGAAAGCTATTAAAAAGCTTAACAAAAGATTTCTAGTTCATACGATAACAAAAAGCAAAGGAGAACATTATGATACACATTATTGCTAATAACTACGTAAAAGCTGACAAAGTTGAGGAGTATTTAACATTGGCTATGGGTCTGGTTGAGGATACCAGAAACAAGGATGCAGGATGCATCCGCTATGAGCTGGTTCAGGATTTAAAAAATCCACAGATTCTTACCATGCTGGAAGAATGGGAAAGCCAGGAAGCCTTAAACAACCATATGAATTCGGAGCATTTTAAAGAAGTTATGGCAGCAACTGCTGATTTTTCCGAAAAAGCTGCGGAAATTCACGTATGTAAAAAAATTAAATAAAGCACTCACTTATCCAGGAGCATTTTATCCCATAAACAGGATCAACGTTTTATATGCTCCCTATATATAGTTAGATTTACGGGTCATAAATCAATTATTAGGATCATGGAGGGAAGTTTTATGAATGTATTAGTAGTCACAGGCAGTCCAAGACGGAACGGCAATACAGAAATCATGGCAGAGGCCTTTGCCCAGTCAGCAAAAGAAGCCGGTCATGATGTTACAGTGAGGAATTTAAGCACCTTAAAGGTGGGGCCATGTCTGGCCTGTCAATACTGCTTTACCCACGATGGTGTTTGTAGCCAGACAGATGATATGAGTCATCTTTTAAAGGATATCGAAGTGACCGATATGCTGGTTTTAGCCTCTCCCATCTATTGGTTTGACGTTTCCGCACAGACAAAGGCCTTTGTGGATCGTATGTATGCCTTTGCTAAAAAGGGCTTTCGCATCAGATCCATTGCCATGCTCTTAAATTCCGGAGGTAATAATGTTTATGATGCTGCCGAAGCTCAGCTCAATGCCATTTGTTCTTATCTGAAATGGGAAAACAAGGGCGTCATTAAAATATCAGGAATGACAGAAAAGGGGAGCATGAACAATACCGATCAGCTGGATTCCGTCAGAGAATTTGCAGCCAGCCTTTCATAAGAGAATGTACATAATAGAAGATGGTGCTCCCAACAGGAGCACCATCTTCTATTATGTTTAGAGCTCAAGCCCTCTTAATTTAATATAATCTTTGATAAGCGTAGCAGTTTGCTCCAAATCAATTCTGCTGGTATTGATGATCAGATCATAATTATCCCAGTCATCCCAGCTCTCACCGGTGTAATAGCGGTAATATTCTTTCCTCTCCCGGTTGATCTTCTTCACACGCTTGGTCGCTTCTTTTTCATCGATCTTATCTACATCCATGGTTCTTTTCACAAGTGTAGGCGTATCTGCGTATACAAATATCTTTACAAGTCCCGGTACCTTCACATCTTCACGGCTTAAGATATAATCCGCACATCTGCCTGCAATGATACAGGACTCTTCCTCTGCAAGCTCTCTGATGACCTGAGACTGAAAACGGAATAAGTTCTCCGGTTTTACAATATCCGAATCTGTCGATGGCTTTCCTAACTGGGGTTTTAATCCGCTTACGATCCGGTATAGCAGATTATTTCCTGCCTTTTCATCTGCCAGGCGGAAAAATACTTCTCCCACAGCACTCTGCTCAGAAGTAAGGGTCAAAATCTCTTCGTCATAAAAGTTAATTCCAAATTCTTCTGCAAGAGCCTTTCCTACAATACGTCCACCGCTTCCGTACTGTCTTCCTATTGTAATGACCAGATTATTTTTCTCTTTCATAATGCCTGCCTCCTTTAGTTGCACGTTCTCATATCTTCTATTACTTACCTCTATTGTACTCTATTATGGCAGGATTTACAATTATTATTGCTTTAGAATCTCTTCAAAACAGATGGCCCCGTAAGGTCTGATGCTCATGCGGTATGCATTTCCCTGGCCCATGGCTTTTTCCATGTAGGCGATATACTCATCTGCCAGTTCATTGGGAATCATGGTCATAATAACACCGGCAAATCCGCCGCCATGGATCCTGCAGGCTCCTGCCTTTTTTTCTCCCAGGAAAAGCTCCGTCAGAGCCAGAGCCACGGTGATACCCTGCTCCTGATAGCTGGTATTGGTAAAGCAGTTCTGAAGCCATTTCCAGGAGGAATTGCCGGAGGCTGTGATATTATGCAGAAAATCTTCAAAACGCCCTTCCTTTAAGGCTGCCACTTCTGCGTCCACCCGCTTATTCTCCTCAAAGAAATGAAGGGCCCGAAGAACAGAACGGTCACCGGCAAATTCTCTGACCTCATTCAGGTTTAAAAGAACCTGTTCTTCTGTAATCTCTGCACACACTTCTTTTCCGAAGAACTCTGCTACTTTTTTCATCTCCAGGGGAACCAGGGAATAATCCTCACTTAAATCTGCATGTCCCTTGCCTGTATTAACGATAATCAGACTGTGATTTCTGGAAGCAAAATCAAAATCAATCTTTTCCACCTTTGGCTCAGATGGATTCTTAAAATCAATGGTGATAAGGCCACCCACAGCACAGGCCATCTGGTCTAAGAGACCTGAGGACTTGTCCCAGTAAACATTCTCAGAGTATTTGCCGATATGGGCGTAATCCACTGCGGTAAGACGTCCCTGATTAAAAAAGGTATTGATCATGCTGCATAAAAGCATCTCATAAGAAGCAGAGGAGCTAACTCCCGCCGCACTGATTACATTGGTGGTAATATAGGCATCAAAGCCGCCGATTTCATGGCCGGCTTCTAAAAATCCTTTGAACAGGCCCTTTGTTAAATCAATGGTTCCAGCCTTCTTCTCGCTTGGTTTTAAATCATCAAGATCTATGGTAAAATTCTGGTTATAGGTCTCACTGATTATGGTAACGGTCCTGGTCCCATTAATCGCGGCTACGCCTACACAGTCCAGATTAATACTTCCTGCAAGCACCTTTCCATGATTATGATCTGTATGGTTACCGCTGATTTCTGTACGGCCAGGCGCAGAAAACAACAGGACATCCTCATCCTGGGGGAATTTCTTTTCAAAGCTTACTAACAGCTCCTCATACCGTTTTATGTTAGTTTCAATTCCTTCTTCTCCATATAGTGAAGCCATAAGTCTTCTGGAATCATCTGATTTTAAAAGCTTAATGGTATCGGTAACTTTCATCTTTTATTCTCCTTTTCCC
It encodes the following:
- a CDS encoding flavodoxin family protein, whose protein sequence is MNVLVVTGSPRRNGNTEIMAEAFAQSAKEAGHDVTVRNLSTLKVGPCLACQYCFTHDGVCSQTDDMSHLLKDIEVTDMLVLASPIYWFDVSAQTKAFVDRMYAFAKKGFRIRSIAMLLNSGGNNVYDAAEAQLNAICSYLKWENKGVIKISGMTEKGSMNNTDQLDSVREFAASLS
- a CDS encoding MarR family winged helix-turn-helix transcriptional regulator, encoding MNYDRLKLENQLCFPLYACSREIVRMYKPFLDEIGLTYTQYIAMMVLWEKKQLTVKQLGELLYLDSGTLTPLLKKMEISGLLSRSRDKTDERSVIVTLTKQGEELKEQAVLIPEKITKCVPLDQEEAKQLYHLLYKILGSSNRNPDK
- a CDS encoding putative quinol monooxygenase, whose translation is MIHIIANNYVKADKVEEYLTLAMGLVEDTRNKDAGCIRYELVQDLKNPQILTMLEEWESQEALNNHMNSEHFKEVMAATADFSEKAAEIHVCKKIK
- a CDS encoding AAA family ATPase, producing MKEKNNLVITIGRQYGSGGRIVGKALAEEFGINFYDEEILTLTSEQSAVGEVFFRLADEKAGNNLLYRIVSGLKPQLGKPSTDSDIVKPENLFRFQSQVIRELAEEESCIIAGRCADYILSREDVKVPGLVKIFVYADTPTLVKRTMDVDKIDEKEATKRVKKINRERKEYYRYYTGESWDDWDNYDLIINTSRIDLEQTATLIKDYIKLRGLEL
- a CDS encoding glutathione peroxidase, coding for MSVYDFKVKPMAGEEKSLSDYQGKVVLIVNTATECGFTPQYTDLQELYAKYAEKGLEILDFPCNQFGNQAPGDNEEIHTFCTGRFGVTFPQFSKIDVNGENAIPLYQYLVKEKDFKGFDAGHKLTPVLENMFEEKNPNYKNEPDIKWNFTKFLVDRKGNVIERFEPTADMKLVEERINQLL
- a CDS encoding galactokinase, which codes for MKVTDTIKLLKSDDSRRLMASLYGEEGIETNIKRYEELLVSFEKKFPQDEDVLLFSAPGRTEISGNHTDHNHGKVLAGSINLDCVGVAAINGTRTVTIISETYNQNFTIDLDDLKPSEKKAGTIDLTKGLFKGFLEAGHEIGGFDAYITTNVISAAGVSSSASYEMLLCSMINTFFNQGRLTAVDYAHIGKYSENVYWDKSSGLLDQMACAVGGLITIDFKNPSEPKVEKIDFDFASRNHSLIIVNTGKGHADLSEDYSLVPLEMKKVAEFFGKEVCAEITEEQVLLNLNEVREFAGDRSVLRALHFFEENKRVDAEVAALKEGRFEDFLHNITASGNSSWKWLQNCFTNTSYQEQGITVALALTELFLGEKKAGACRIHGGGFAGVIMTMIPNELADEYIAYMEKAMGQGNAYRMSIRPYGAICFEEILKQ
- a CDS encoding MarR family winged helix-turn-helix transcriptional regulator; the protein is MNRVSNTEEQHGFLMNSCLFFTTTKLSRALGKIAEEAFAKTGLSPSHASLLYLVNQNGGMMQKDLGETLHLTPSTITRLIEKLELKQLVTKRLEGKQAYLNPTPKGLALQKEITESWEQLHRQYDNILTEEETAQFIAISGKLLKSLTKDF